From Kaistella polysaccharea:
AAAAAAGCAAAACTGTACATTGCTTCCAAGTAAAAAATGGCGATAATTAAGCTTAAAAACACCAATAGGTAAGCAAAATATTTTGTATTCTGTACGCCAATTAATCTGGGAAAAGTCACTATAGTATCCGAGTCCATATCGCGAATATCAAAGGGTAAAACCAAAGCAGTGATGAAGAGCCAGCTGATCCAAAAAATTTCCGAGTTAAATTCTGGTAAAATCAGCCATGAATTGATGAGTGCCCAGGTTAAACCCACATAAAATATTTTAAAAAGTGGAATTTTTCTGACAAAAAACTTTAGAAAAGTACTGTCGTATAAAAGACCCAACACCACGATAATAAACCATTTTACCAATCGGTTTTCATTGTGATTATATAAAATTAATATGGCTGAAACAATCCCACAAACCACGTTAAATGCTAGGATTTTATAAAAAAGTTTTCCGGTATTTTGATATTTTGTGTAGAGATAACCACTAAAAAAAGTAATAAAAATAAGTGCGATCGTCGGTGCTTTGATGATGTTCTGTTCTAACATAAAAAAGGCAGCAAAAAAAGTTCCCATGAGCGAGACAAAAATTTGACTGTCAATAAGGTATTTTTTTAGTAAATTTAAGCTGTTCATATTCGGAAACCTGCGACGTTTTCTGCGGAAAACAAATCTATGAAAAATAAGTAATTAATGTATTTTTTAGTTTGTTTAGCACCGACGAAAATACCAACAACTCCGAATCAGAACCAACTTTTCAGTTATAATTCCATCAAAGGAAATAAATCATCTCTTCCTAGTTAAAAATAAATTTATGAAATATCAACTATATGCAATCCTGTTTTTTTTGTTTTCCTTTTCGGTTCTTACTGCTCAGAAAAAGTATGACGATCAATGGAAAATAATTGCTGGAAATTACAAAACAGGAAAGTATAAATCTAATCTTCCCTTAATTTTAGACATTCAAAATCAAGCAATGAAAGAAGACAACGCCGTGCAACTCATCCGTTCTTTGAAAGCCGAATTCAGTATTGTCAATCAAACCAAAGACGATACTCAAAATGATACTTCGAGCCAGTTCTTCACAAAATTGAAGGGTTTAGATCAGAAATTGAAAGGTGACGATAAGTTATTGTACGAAGTTTTATTAGGGGAGTTTTTTAGTGACTATTACAATCAAAACCAATGGCAAATTAATCAAAGAACGAATTTTAACAATCAGGATTTTGCCCAAATCGAAACGTGGTCGAAACTCGATTTTAAAAATTATCTCACGCAGCATTTCATTAAATTGGAAGCGAATAAAATCGAGTTGCAAAAAATTGCGATGTCCAAATATAAAGGGATTTTTGAGCGGACCGAAGATTTAGAATACTTTCCAACTTTGTTTGACTGGAATGCGATGAACGAAATCAAGTTCTATAATAATTCACAACTCTTCACGCCGAATGAACTGAAAGTTAATCAACTAAAAATTTCAAATCTATTTTCGGAATTAATTCAGAAAAACGCTGGAAATTCAAAACTCTATTTTCAACATCAAAAATTAAATGATGACTGCGCATTTATCAATTGTAAAAATAAAACTCAACAACTTCAAAATTTGGTAAAATCTTCCACAGAAGGAGATTATAAAGTATTAATTATTGCTGAAATAGTTGATCTGTTAACGGCTGACCAGAAATATACTGAAGCGCTTGCTTTGATTAAAAATACGAAAGAGCAATATGCAAAATCTAAATTTATAAGCAATATTCTTAATCGGGAAAATAGTATTCTTCAACCGAACTTAACCATTCATTACGAAACGCATACGCAAGCAAATTTGCCGATTCATTTGGTTGCGGACGCAAAGAATGTTTCTAAGTTTTCTTTGAATATTTACGAAGTTAATGACGATCAGCAGAATTTTCTGAAATATGTTGCCAATCAATATGAGAAAGATCGATTTGCTGCTGTTAAAAAAACTTTGGTGAAAAAAGAAAGTTTCGATTTACAGGATTTAAAAGATTATAAAAATCATAAAACTTCTTTAGAGATAAAACCACTTCCATCCGGAATTTATCTTGTGGAATATGTGGTTGAAAATTCAATTCAGGAAAATTTTTATTTCATCGCTACAAATTCCAGAATCATCTATAACAAAAAAGATGAACGTAAACTGATCGCTGACCAATTACAACTCGTCAATCGCGAAAATGGGAAATCAGTCTCTCAGGAAAATCTGAAAATATTTGAATTTACGAACGGTCAAAAAGCAAATGTTCTTACGGCGAAAACCGACCAATCTGCGATTTTCAAATTTCCTGTATCTAAAGACAATCAGTATTATCGATATTATCTGGTTCAACAACCTTCGACAAATGATTATAATTTGATGCAGGTTTATGGCAATCAATATTATAAAGAACCGAAAAAAGTAGAAGAGCAAAATCTTGCGCAGATATTTATCGATCGTGGAATTTATCGACCTGGACAGATTGTTTATTTCAAAGTCATTAATACAAAATTGATAATGGACAAAGAATCCGTTGCAATCGGTGTTAAACAAGAAATAACGCTAAACGATGCCAATGGGGAAGAAATTTCTACTCAAAATTTTACAACCAATGAATTCGGTTCTTACCATGGAAGTTTTACTTTGCCTAATGAAAAACTCAATGGTGAATTTTCGTTGGAAGTAGATTCTGATGATTTAAACGATACAGCATACAAATCTTTTAAAGTTGAGGAATACAAACGTCCGAAGTTTGAAGTCACTTTTGAACCCATTAAAGAAGAATATAAATATGGGCAAACCATCGAACTGAAAGGAAAAGCGATGATGTTTTCCGGCGTTGCTTTAAGCAATGCAACCGTAAATTATGAGATTAAAAAACAGAACATTCGCTGGAGATATTTCTGGTGGTATCCACGTGGAAATGATAATCAAAATTCTATTCTTGGCGAAGTAAAAACCAATGAGAAAGGAGAATTTGTAATTAAAATCGATCTAAAAAAAGATGAAACTTTAGACGGAATTCAGGTTGATAATTATGAAATTACTGCTTCTGTGACGGATATTAATGGAGAAACACAATCTTCTACAGAAAATTTAAAAGTTGCGTCTGTTTCACATTACATTAACGCTTCGACTCCGCTCAGCGACCTTAATTTTTTCACAGATGAAAGTGTGAAATTTAAAGTTGAAACTAAAAATTACAATGATCAAAATTTAAAGAAATCGTATCAGGTAAAACTCTCTAAACTTCATCCGAAAGAGAGAGTTTTCCGGACTAATTTTGAAAATCAAATTCAGGATTTGCCGAAGTTTTCAAAACCAGAATTCATCCAAAAATTCCCGCACGATTATTTCTCCAAAGAAGAGAAAGAATGGAAAGTGGAGAAAGTTGTAATTGAAAAAACTCAAGAACCTAGAACCGAGAATCAAGATAAAGGCAAAGAAAATCTTGATTCTAATATCTTGAATCTTGGTTCTTTAAAAGCTGGAAATTACAAACTCGAACTCTATAACATCGAAGGAAAAGATACGATTAAAACAGAAAAAACTTTCCAAGTTTTCGATAAACGATTTCTGACAGATTCCCAAAAACCTTATTTAAAAGTCATCCAACCAAAAGCAGAGTTCAAGCGAACTGAAAAAGCGAAAATCTTTGTTTATTCCGCAATTCCAGATGCTTTGGTAAATGTGTATGTTCAAAACGGAAATGGCGAGACTTCAACCGAACAGAAGAAATTTAAAAATGGACTGTTAGAATATGTAGTTGCTTTTCCAAAAGATGAAAGTATTGATCAAATCAATGTTCAGTTTCAGTTGGTTGCTTTTAATGATGTGAAAACCGAATCTGTAAATCTAAATATTGCTTCCGACAAAAAACCTTTGCGAATTGAAACCGTAACCTTCCGCGATAAATTGCAGCCTGGACAAAAAGAAAAGTGGACGGTTAAAGTTCTCGGTGACACTTCGACGGGGCTCAGTGCAAGTTCAGAGAAAGTCAACGCTGAAGTTTTGGCAAATATGTATGATAAATCTTTGGATCAGTTTGCGAGCAATACTTATTCTTGGCAAGAAATGTATCAGAAATATTTCAGGATGACTTCTTATGGAATCAATGAGAATTTGACGCAAAAAAGTTTCAGCAAAAGAGTTCCTTATTTCAATCAAAAAAATGTAAATATTCCAGATTTCAATTGGTTTAATAGCGGAATTTACGGTAATGAAATGTACGATGCTGTTTCTTCGCCAATGGCATCTGCAAAGGAAATGAAAAGTACTTCACAAGATATTGAAGGTGTTGTAATAACTGCTTTAGGTGTCAAAAGAGAAAAAATGAGTCTTGGTTATGCAACTGATTCTGCTAAAACTCAAGAAATTAAAGATGTTAAAGGAAATCTAGATAAAATTCCAGTTCGTCAAAACCTGAACGAAACCGCCTTTTTCTATCCGAATTTAATGACAGACAAAGACGGAAATGTCACTTTTGAATTTACTTCTCCAGAAGCATTAACACAATGGAAATTGATGTTTTTGGCACATACAAAAGATGCACGTTCTGCAACTTTAGAAGAATCAGTGATTACGCAAAAAGAGTTTTCTGTAACTCCAAATTATCCACGCTTTTTACGTGAAGGTGACGAATTGAATTTGCAGTCAAAACTTTCAAGTTTGGTCGATAAAAAATTGAGTGGAACTGCGCAACTGCAAATATTAGATGCTTTTTCAAATGAAGACATTTCCAGTAAATTCAATTTAAATGAAACTCAAAAATCCTTCGAATTAAAGGAAAACGGTAATGAAGTCGTGACCTGGAAAGTGAAAGTTCCAAATGATGTTTCTTCCATGGTTATTAAAGTTGTCGCCAAAGCGGGGAATTTTTCTGATGGTGAACAAAAAGCAATCGCCGTTTTACCAAATAGAATGTTGGTTACGGATGCCGTTCCAATTTTTGTGAAAGAAGGACAAACCAAAACTTTTACTTTAGAAAATTTAGCCAAAAATACTTCGACTACCGCAACTAATTTTTCCAATACTTTGGAGTTAACGACGAATCCGATTTGGGAAATTATGTTCGCTTTGCCAAGTTTAAAAAATGACACGAACAATTCTGCGGATGTCGTCTTCAATAAATGGTTTGCTGATGTTTTGGCTTCCGAAATTTTTAAAGCGAATCCGAAATTAAAAACGGTGTTTGAAGAATATCAAAGCAAAGGTTTATTGGTTTCTAACTTGGAGAAAAATCAGGAACTGAAGCAATTGTTGTTGGAAGAAACTCCATGGGTTTTAGAATCGAAAAATGAAACCGAACAAATGGAAAAACTCGCCAGGTTATTTGATGCAAATAATATGCGAAATTCCATCAATGAAGATTGGAGCGAATTACAGAAATTGCAAAATCCAGATGGTGGATTTTCCTGGTATCAAGGTTATCCGAGTTCTTATTACAACTCGCTCTACATCTTGAAAAACTTAGGTAAAATCAATCAATGGCTGAAAGGAAATACGGGGGATTATCAAAGTTCTGATCAAAAAGAAATGGTTGCAAAACTCATTAATTATGTAGATTCCGAAATTTCGCGATACTTTAAAATTCCGGTCGCTGAGCCTGGTCGAAGTGATGTTTGGAATAATTATGTTCTGGACTATCTCGACACTCGAAATTACTGGGAAAAAGACTTTCCGTTAAAAGGAAAAGGAGCGCAATTGAAAACTTTGGTTATTAAAAAAGCGCCAACTGCGAAAATCACTGATTTTACGTTCTTCGGTTTGCATCGTGCGGCTTTACTTTTCAATGATTATAAACTTCCAGCAGTTTCTAAAAAATTGTTGACTTATTTAAAAGAAACTTCAACCGAATCTGAAACTCAGGGAATTTATTGGAAACAAAACCTGAATGATTGGGGATGGTATAATTCCAAAACCGTAAATCACGCCGGAGCGTTGGAAGCGTTTAATAAGTTGACGCCGACGGATGAAACTTTCATTGAGGAAATGAAAATTTGGTTAATTACGCAGAAAGAAGTCAACTCTTGGGGAAGTTCGCGCGGAACGGCAGAAGTTATTTTCACGATTTTGAATTCTGGTAAATCCTGGACAAGTTCTGAAAGCGATAAAGCCACGATAATTTGGGGAGGAAAAGAATTGATAAATTCTGATACAAAAGCGACTGGTTATGTCAAATCTACTTTAGAAGGAGAAAATATCGACAAAAAGTTAGGAACAGTTACCGTGACAAAACCTGGTCCTGGAATTGTGCAAGGTGGTTTATTCTGGCAATATTATGAGGATCTGGATAAAATAAAATCTTCCGAATCTTACCTTTCCATCACCAAAGAATTGTACAAGAAAGTGAAAACGGTCAATGGCGAAGAATTGGTAAAAATTGCAGAAAATTCTCCATTAAAAGTTGGTGATAAAGTCACCGTAAGAATGATTTTGAACACTGACCGAAATATGGAATTCATTCACTTGAAAGACATGAGAGCGGCAGGATTTGAACCTTTAAATGTCATTTCCGGTTACGAATGGAAAAACGGTTTTGGTTATTATCAAAGTACAAAAGATGCTTCCACGAA
This genomic window contains:
- a CDS encoding alpha-2-macroglobulin family protein gives rise to the protein MKYQLYAILFFLFSFSVLTAQKKYDDQWKIIAGNYKTGKYKSNLPLILDIQNQAMKEDNAVQLIRSLKAEFSIVNQTKDDTQNDTSSQFFTKLKGLDQKLKGDDKLLYEVLLGEFFSDYYNQNQWQINQRTNFNNQDFAQIETWSKLDFKNYLTQHFIKLEANKIELQKIAMSKYKGIFERTEDLEYFPTLFDWNAMNEIKFYNNSQLFTPNELKVNQLKISNLFSELIQKNAGNSKLYFQHQKLNDDCAFINCKNKTQQLQNLVKSSTEGDYKVLIIAEIVDLLTADQKYTEALALIKNTKEQYAKSKFISNILNRENSILQPNLTIHYETHTQANLPIHLVADAKNVSKFSLNIYEVNDDQQNFLKYVANQYEKDRFAAVKKTLVKKESFDLQDLKDYKNHKTSLEIKPLPSGIYLVEYVVENSIQENFYFIATNSRIIYNKKDERKLIADQLQLVNRENGKSVSQENLKIFEFTNGQKANVLTAKTDQSAIFKFPVSKDNQYYRYYLVQQPSTNDYNLMQVYGNQYYKEPKKVEEQNLAQIFIDRGIYRPGQIVYFKVINTKLIMDKESVAIGVKQEITLNDANGEEISTQNFTTNEFGSYHGSFTLPNEKLNGEFSLEVDSDDLNDTAYKSFKVEEYKRPKFEVTFEPIKEEYKYGQTIELKGKAMMFSGVALSNATVNYEIKKQNIRWRYFWWYPRGNDNQNSILGEVKTNEKGEFVIKIDLKKDETLDGIQVDNYEITASVTDINGETQSSTENLKVASVSHYINASTPLSDLNFFTDESVKFKVETKNYNDQNLKKSYQVKLSKLHPKERVFRTNFENQIQDLPKFSKPEFIQKFPHDYFSKEEKEWKVEKVVIEKTQEPRTENQDKGKENLDSNILNLGSLKAGNYKLELYNIEGKDTIKTEKTFQVFDKRFLTDSQKPYLKVIQPKAEFKRTEKAKIFVYSAIPDALVNVYVQNGNGETSTEQKKFKNGLLEYVVAFPKDESIDQINVQFQLVAFNDVKTESVNLNIASDKKPLRIETVTFRDKLQPGQKEKWTVKVLGDTSTGLSASSEKVNAEVLANMYDKSLDQFASNTYSWQEMYQKYFRMTSYGINENLTQKSFSKRVPYFNQKNVNIPDFNWFNSGIYGNEMYDAVSSPMASAKEMKSTSQDIEGVVITALGVKREKMSLGYATDSAKTQEIKDVKGNLDKIPVRQNLNETAFFYPNLMTDKDGNVTFEFTSPEALTQWKLMFLAHTKDARSATLEESVITQKEFSVTPNYPRFLREGDELNLQSKLSSLVDKKLSGTAQLQILDAFSNEDISSKFNLNETQKSFELKENGNEVVTWKVKVPNDVSSMVIKVVAKAGNFSDGEQKAIAVLPNRMLVTDAVPIFVKEGQTKTFTLENLAKNTSTTATNFSNTLELTTNPIWEIMFALPSLKNDTNNSADVVFNKWFADVLASEIFKANPKLKTVFEEYQSKGLLVSNLEKNQELKQLLLEETPWVLESKNETEQMEKLARLFDANNMRNSINEDWSELQKLQNPDGGFSWYQGYPSSYYNSLYILKNLGKINQWLKGNTGDYQSSDQKEMVAKLINYVDSEISRYFKIPVAEPGRSDVWNNYVLDYLDTRNYWEKDFPLKGKGAQLKTLVIKKAPTAKITDFTFFGLHRAALLFNDYKLPAVSKKLLTYLKETSTESETQGIYWKQNLNDWGWYNSKTVNHAGALEAFNKLTPTDETFIEEMKIWLITQKEVNSWGSSRGTAEVIFTILNSGKSWTSSESDKATIIWGGKELINSDTKATGYVKSTLEGENIDKKLGTVTVTKPGPGIVQGGLFWQYYEDLDKIKSSESYLSITKELYKKVKTVNGEELVKIAENSPLKVGDKVTVRMILNTDRNMEFIHLKDMRAAGFEPLNVISGYEWKNGFGYYQSTKDASTNFYIEYMPKGKYVFEYDYICNASGIFSNGITTLQNYYAPQMNAHTKGTKVTITE